From a region of the Triticum aestivum cultivar Chinese Spring chromosome 7D, IWGSC CS RefSeq v2.1, whole genome shotgun sequence genome:
- the LOC123164153 gene encoding uncharacterized protein: protein MSRKEAAVEAGGGEGSSSRAEGGGELAEALALARRRLYREVTLALRAGLRDAGADFSFLRARGLRGLLGFLRATAAAPDDSRLLLFRHSQSIPDLQVIPVLFQNSLHQPKDPAVTLDHIFGVEPAKITSPSTDSEIALALRVLEGCCLLYSRCTALAHKYKAVQVLLNILASRGPTEQGVCLDALISLMLDSPSNQIDFEEYSGLEKVAELLKDVQVEEHIRLKCGEFLLLLIGHVYVKENTPIHEQMRNLLGEQCASLIWAASRFGSTLDADQRQMALQIQARRVVESLEPY from the exons ATGAGCCggaaggaggcggcggtggaggcggggggaggggaggggtcgtCGTCGCGGGCGGAGGGGGGCGGGGAGCTGGCGGAGGCGCTGGCGCTGGCGCGACGGCGGCTGTACCGGGAGGTGACGCTGGCGCTGCGGGCCGGGCTGCGCGACGCCGGGGCCGACTTCTCCTTCCTCCGCGCGCGGGGGCTCCGCGGCCTGCTCGGCTtcctccgcgccaccgccgccgcgcccgacgaCTCGCGGCTGCTCCTCTTCCGCCACTCCCAGTCCATCCCCGATCTCCAAG TTATTCCAGTTCTCTTTCAGAATTCATTGCATCAACCAAAGGATCCTGCTGTGACATTGGATCATATATTTGGAGTCGAACCAGCGAAGATCACGAGCCCCTCAACAGATTCCGAAATTGCTCTAGCTCTTCGAGTTTTGGAAGGTTGTTGCCTTTTGTATAGCAGATGCACTGCTCTGGCCCACAAGTACAAGGCTGTGCAG gtactGCTGAATATATTAGCCAGCCGAGGTCCAACTGAGCAAGGGGTGTGCTTAGATGCTCTGATATCGTTGATGTTGGATTCACCTTCGAATCAGATT GACTTTGAGGAATACAGTGGACTTGAAAAGGTTGCTGAGCTTTTGAAGGATGTTCAAGTGGAAGAACACATAAG GTTGAAATGCGGGGAATTCCTACTGTTGCTCATCGGCCATGTTTATGTGAAGGAAAACACTCCCATACATGAACAGATGAGAAACCTTCTCGGGGAGCAGTGCGCGTCGCTCATATGGGCAGCGAGCCGGTTTGGATCCACCCTCGACGCGGATCAGAGGCAGATGGCCCTGCAAATACAAGCGAGGAGAGTCGTTGAATCCTTGGAGCCCTACTAG